The region CGTCGGGCTGGCCGGCGAGCGCCTGGCCGAGCTGGGCGCGATGGCCGACTCCGCGGCCCGGGTGCGGATCTTCTCCGACGACGGGCACTGCGTCGCCGACCCGAAGCTGATGCGTCGCGCCCTGGAGTACGTCAAGGCGTTCGACGGGATCATCGCCCAGCACGCCGAGGAGCCCCGGCTCACCGAGGGCGCCCAGATGCACGAGGGCGAGGTCTCCACCCGACTCGGGCTGATCGGCTGGCCGGCGGTCGCCGAGGAGGCGATCATCGCCCGCGACGTGCTGCTCGCCGAACACGTCGGCAGCCGACTGCACGTCTGCCACGTCTCCACCGCCGGCAGCGTCGAGGTGCTGCGCCAGGCAAAGGCCCGCGGGGTACGCGTCACCGCCGAGGTCACCCCGCACCACCTGCTGCTCAGCGACGAGCGTGCGGAGACCTACGACCCGGTCTTCAAGGTCAACCCGCCGCTGCGGACGGCCGCGGACATCGCCGCGCTGCGTGCCGCGCTCGCCGACGGCGTCATCGACATCATCGCCACCGACCACGCCCCGCACGCCGTGGAGGACAAGGAGTGCGAGTGGGCGTACGCCCGGCCGGGGATGCTCGGTCTGGAGACGGCCCTGTCCATCGCGCTCGACGTGCTCGGCCCGGAGTGGGACCTGATCGCCGAGCGGATGTCGCGTACCCCCGCCCGGATCGCGGGGCTGACCGGGCACGGCGTCGACCCGGCACCCGGCGTGCCGGCCAACCTGACAGTGATCGACCCGGCCGCCCGCCGCACCATCGAACCGGCGGAGCTGGCCAGTCGCAGTCGCAACACCCCGTACGCCCGCATGACGCTGCCAGGTCGCATCGTG is a window of Micromonospora sp. WMMD961 DNA encoding:
- a CDS encoding dihydroorotase; this encodes MSAYLITNVSVVGGPPTDLLIRDGVVAEVADGLSAPDAAVVDGTGLVALPGLVDLHTHLREPGREDAETVESGSRAAALGGYTAVCAMANTSPVADTAGVVEQVWRLGREAGLVDVQPIGAVTVGLAGERLAELGAMADSAARVRIFSDDGHCVADPKLMRRALEYVKAFDGIIAQHAEEPRLTEGAQMHEGEVSTRLGLIGWPAVAEEAIIARDVLLAEHVGSRLHVCHVSTAGSVEVLRQAKARGVRVTAEVTPHHLLLSDERAETYDPVFKVNPPLRTAADIAALRAALADGVIDIIATDHAPHAVEDKECEWAYARPGMLGLETALSIALDVLGPEWDLIAERMSRTPARIAGLTGHGVDPAPGVPANLTVIDPAARRTIEPAELASRSRNTPYARMTLPGRIVATFLRGEPTVLDGKAVK